A segment of the Populus alba chromosome 9, ASM523922v2, whole genome shotgun sequence genome:
ttttgcGAAATTGATGATGAGGGAGGCATTCTAAacctttttctgttttctgAAATGATGTGTTTTTCAGGGTTAAATTAGCTGTAATTtctgaatttatattttaatattgtttatttcacAATAAACCACATGTAAAATTTGGactgaattaattttttgttgaataaaataaaatttaaaaattaatgctttttgaacttgatttcattttttctatTGGTGAAAAACTATTGTAGCTTGAACGtgtattttagttttctaactTTAAAAATGTTATGAAACTTTAATGGATAACATGTTTTCTGATTTTccattgaaaaatgaaaaataaaagtagagTAGAAAACTAGAAttggaaaatgaaaagcattttgTTAGTGAACGCACCATCCTAAAATCTCTTTGTTCTTGCTCTCTCAATGTTTACTTGGGTGACCTTCTGtctttgtttcttgaaatttcttgttttctttaacTGGCCAccttattattcttatttgtgGAGTAAATGCAggcctctttctctcttcttttcaagCCTTCATATTGATAAAGTCTTCTTTTCCtcttatcttatctttttcttttatttctttcctttgtATTTATCATCTCATATACACAATTATAAAATGTTTGATCTCAACAATGTGACAACTTCTGTGGATATATATTTTCAGGATTGTGCTGGAGTCATACTTTGTGCGGCTGAAAGAGCAACCCAAGTTGCTTTGCAGGTGAAAGAGCACTCCCATtcttttgtttatgaatttcaaaatctCATGTTCAGTAGGAGCACCAAAATCGAATGAATTTGTACAAACATAAAAAGAGCCtgaaatatttgtgtttcaCTGCACATGTCCTCTTTTTAGCCctcaagggttttttttcctgcatGATGAAAGATTATGGacaattatgatttttcaaaattggttACCTTTTTAGATCTACTTTTGCAGGCTATACAATGTTTGGGTGGAAATGGATATGTAAATGAGTACTCAACTGGTCGTCTTCTTCGAGATGCAAAACTATATGAGATCGGAGCAGGGACTAGTGAGATCAGAAGAATGATCATTGGTCGTGAACTCTTTAAGCAGTAAGGGGTAGCATGTTGTCCAGGGCATCCTGCGGCAGCATCGTGAATAATTTTTCCCTGCCGTGTATGAAACTCATAGGGGGGCGACCATTGTCATAGAATGGATTGTCATTGGCTTATGTACACGAGCTAACAGGAAACAATGGAAGACAGTGTTGCATGCTAGTAAAACAACTTTTCTTCCTTGCATCTATCGTTTTACTTTGTCTCATCTCCTGTTTTTGTTGTTCTATACTAgtatctctctttctttcactGTTACTCATTATTGttgaataattctttatttttctacaactataaaaattatcttagaaATTGGCAGCACAGCTTCCCACAGCCTAAACTCTTGGCATTGTAGAAAGAAATAGAGGGTAAACTCTGTTGAGGACATGGAACTATCCAGGTTTGATTTCAGAGCTTGAATTGTGAGCTCCTCCATCTCTTCTCTGCTTTAACAGGCTAAATAACTGTTCAATCAAAGCTAGCTTTATCGTCGTATTTGCACATTCCAAATCCCCGGGGGTGAGATGGTGCCCTATGGAGATTCTATGGCATTAGAGTTCTTGATGATCATAAAATCCGTTCGTGCGAGTGTGTGCGCGGCAAGGCAACATAAATCATCCCTGCCTCGTCATCTTGGCGACACCTATCTAAGCGTGTCAAGACACCGTGCCTGAATCTAAGCCTGCCTGCGCAACTTGCGTATCCATCTGGTAGTTTGAGTTGTCAAACGACATCAGATGCAAAACTCTACAAGAATCATCTCGGACGTTTAATCCATGTTTCCTCAGGCAAACGTTGAAAGTTCATACCAGTGATCCAAGGGGGCAATCAGTGAATAAGACTACCTGCACTCTACACATACTAGATGAAAACGAAATCACTGGTTCCAGAACAAACTTCAATCATCCTCGTAAACGAGGGGCCATGAGAGGCATACAAATCCTAAAAGCTTCAATAGGTTCCATTCACTGAGGAACTCAGAACATGAATGACAGAATACACAACTAGTTTCAGGTGTTTAACAATAAGTTGCACGAACATAGCAAGCATAGTACTCGTTTCATTAACGAATTTCAAAACCTTATTACTGTTGGCGAACAATCTGGCTGGCCCACTGAAGAAGACTTGGATGCTTCCATAATCACAGGTGCTTGATCCAAACAACTTTGAGTATCGTCCCCAGTAATTCCAATGGTCATCTTCTCCACTTCTTCTTGGGTATATATATGGATCTTGGTTGCCACATTACAGAACTCACTGTCACCAGAAAAACTAGCCATGAGTAATCATCGCCTAGGAAAGAGTCAAAAACAGCATTTATTAATCAATCAGAAAGATAACGAAAAATAAGCTTCAATTTTCAATATCATCGTCCATTTTTCCCCTTAGAAATCTAGAACTTGAGCTGTACAAAGTGAGGGCTTTCCACCAACCAATAAGATCTGGCACCTCCATTCTAATGGGAATTTAATGTTGTGTTCAAATCCCAAGTTTAAATCAGTGGGCATGCCTTGAGAAAATAAGGCGCTTTTGCTTTTCCTTCAAAACAGGGAACATGCACTAAGAATAGATAGGTAAGCTTTTAACCTCCTTCCCATCCCATTCTACTCCAATGAATTGCCTTCTTCCTTGAATATACAAACGTGCACAAGTGAATCTAGAGACAATTTGAACTTTTGAGATAGACACAAGGTAGGTTTCATAGCATAGCTGGCCATTCCTGCATATCAACAATAATGCATCTTTCTCCCATGTAATTCACTACAAAAAACTTGGGTTTTCAGGCAATGACCATCTAAAAGAAAAATGCTACCTCTCATTTCTACCTATGCCCACTAGCATTTGCGTGCTACTTGCACAGCTTAGTACTTCTAAATATCACATTTAAACAAATCCGAAGGCtcacttaaaataatatgaaggTGCTGAGGAGGCATGTTAAATTGACGTAATCATCCAATTTATTGGATAGCAGATAACATATCACTAATTTCATCAGACACTTACGGCCATGGATCATCTCCGACAACCATTACATCATTCTCACTGTCAGTATACAAGATCCGCCATCCTTCCTCAGGATTTCGTAAAAGACCCTCCATGCTAAATAGTCGCTCTAGTTCATTCAAGAGATCACTATAGCCATTCAGCCTTGAAAGATCAATAGCTCTTCCGACCAAGCTACCTTGCTTGTGAACCTTCAACAAATTTATGTTAAAATGAGCAGGCTCCAGGTCAAGAAATCGCAATTTACTGTCTAGTTTTAATTCTAATGTAGCTTACCTTTGTGCAACTCCTCTTACTAGTGTTTTGCGAATTTGGAGATGTTTCTGCATTCAAGGAGAACCCAAAAAGTTTGCAGCCAGTAGCATTCCCATTAAAAAAGTCATCCTTTTGATTTCTTAGATTTGCACATAAAGCCGGTGAAGCAGAAATACTTTCTTGTGTCTTATACTCGCTTGATTGATTAGGCTTTCTAACTTCTTCCCTAACCACACAAGTCTGAATAGAAGATGTATTGAAATGGGCATTTTCTCTAGAGAAGATAGCATAAGATTGTGTTCTGGGATCTTGACCATTTTTGTATACATCTCCATAGGGAAAGTACATACTTCTAAGGCTTTCTGCTGCTACAGGATAGAAAGCAGGTCTTGGTCCTGGATACATCTGGAAAGAACTGTGTCCCATGTTGGGCTTTCCCAAAGCACCAACAGAACTCAACGAGCATATTTCTTGACCTTGCAAGACCTTCAGGAACCTATCAGATTCCGTGAATCCTGTGTGGGAGGCAGGGTGAGCTCTAGTTAACTCACTGATTTTAGCCTTCTCTATTCCTGACAATATGAGATTTTGCTGTGCTTTATTCCGCACCTCAAAATCCAGTGGATGGTTTACAGTATCACATCGATACACAGGTGATAGCAAACCAACATTTTCTTGACCTTGCAAGACCTTGGAGGATCTTACAGACTCCTTGAAATCCAAAAACCCACCCCCTCCTGCAGCAGGAAGAAGagatttaaaagcttaaaaaattagcaagtaaataaaagataaaaagaaaagaggaataTTGATCTCTTAGTTAAAGATTTATACCAGCTATGGGCTTATCAGGTGGGGCTGCTTGCAGCCCAGTCCGCGGTTTCTTCAACCTTGGTGAAGATTGAATAATCAAGGGTGGGAGTGAAACAGAAGCGTCAATTTCCCATGGGGAAACTCGTTCTTGATGATCACTGATGACATCTTCATCCCATCTGACCTGTTAAATGGTAGAGCACACGAGTCTACTAAATAGATCACAAAAAAGGTCAAAAGATAACCAACAGTTTTCAAGCTTCCATTTTCACTAAACAATGGAAATGCGAAGAAAAGAAATGGCATGCATGCAAAGGCAGCAGTATTCCTTGACAAGATATATTAAGTCCCACACAAAAACCTGACTATTCAATGATGTAACAATATGTGCGTGCCCTGTAGATTTTGCAAAATTTTCAGAATGCACAAAGGTTGTCATCAATAATTGACTTATGTGAGCTGACAAATAGGTGAAAATCAATGTTGAGAACAGTATCTGCCTGGCAAAGCACAAAATCTTTAGAAAGAACAAAGATTGTCATCAATAACTGGATTGTGTGAGCTGACAATTACGTGGTGTTGTGATCCTTGATTCTGATAGCCATTTAGAGATGCTCTGGCTGTGTATTAGTTAGCATGCAATTTCTGTTAATTTCTAATATTTGTTGATGTCGCAGAAACTGTTAGTTAGTTGCAAAGATCTTGGAATTGTCGGAACAGGTGTTAAAAAGCTAACAAAATGAAGATATATCCTCAAGTAACAAGAATAACTGTTGATTTTCAGTTAtaaattctctcttttctctcttgttttcttcttcttgtactTCATTGTTAAGAGACTTTCAACTAAGAAAGTCTCTTGACAGGTGAAAATCAATGTTGATAAACTATATGTTTTTCATAAAGCAATCATGGTTGCCAAGCTCAACGAGGAGGCTTGATCTATTTAGATGCAAACCAAAAGAGATTGAATTCGAGGTGGTAGATGAAATGAGGACTATGTGAAGAAACATGGCAAACAAAATCATCCAATTAGAATGATACATATGCAAACTGTAACTCTCACCATTAagcacctccattttgagttgGGCCATTTATAGGGATCCAAGTCAGCTGTTCCAGTTACTACACCGCTACACCTGCAACAAGACAGAAACAATATCATATTCTTTGAAAGAATATCACCACAGGAAAAGGAATTAGTCTTGCCATTTAACTGAATCATACTAGACCTTCTTTCAGGAGAATCATCcatttcaaatctcattttgaATCTTGTCCCGATGCAAACTGCATTGTTGATGCTTTTTATATACTTTTGGTAGGGTACAACAAACACTGCATGAGTGGCCCTGCAATTcaacaattttgaaaaaccttctttttttttatcaagaactAGCCTGACAAACAATCAAAACATTTCCAAGAATTGCATAGAAAACTACATCCCTATAATAAATCCATGTATGCAATAGCTGTTAACAAAAGACGTGAACTCatggatttgattttaaattcacTTCTATTCGATCCTCCAGCCCCTGTTACCTAAACTTattacaaaagaaagaaagaaacgtTTTCTTTGATTTAGTCTAAAGAATCAAAGTCACAAGATCACCACCTAACATGGTAAATCTactaatttcatttaaatatgaTACATGTTACTGGAATCAACAGGGGAGGACAATGTTTTTACAAATAATGCCTTCTGGAACGCATTATACATCTATGTATTATATTCAAGGCTCTCTATTAGCACCTATTCCAATGTAAACTGCATGCTCCCTTTTTCCTATAATTCTAATCACTACTAAATAATGATAGTTAGTTGTGAGAGGAAGTGTTTTCATCCGAGAGGTCACGATACTCGTGGAACAAATACAAACC
Coding sequences within it:
- the LOC118034742 gene encoding auxin response factor 4 isoform X1, which translates into the protein MEIDLNHPVTEVEKNSFCTNGDSSSSSNSSSSPVSSSIYLELWHACAGPLTSLPKKGNVVVYFPQGHLEQLASSSPFSHRDMPNFDLHPQIFCKVVNVQLLANRENDEVYTRLSLLPQPEVVGQDLEGKELQELGVDGEGDDASPTKSTPHMFCKTLTASDTSTHGGFSVPRRAAEDCFPSLDYKQQRPSQELVAKDLHGVEWRFRHIYRGQPRRHLLTTGWSIFVSQKNLVSGDAVLFLRGEDGELRLGIRRAARPRNGLPDSVTGKQNSLPSALSLVSNAISTKSVFTVSYSPRATHAVFVVPYQKYIKSINNAVCIGTRFKMRFEMDDSPERRCSGVVTGTADLDPYKWPNSKWRCLMVRWDEDVISDHQERVSPWEIDASVSLPPLIIQSSPRLKKPRTGLQAAPPDKPIAGGGGFLDFKESVRSSKVLQGQENVGLLSPVYRCDTVNHPLDFEVRNKAQQNLILSGIEKAKISELTRAHPASHTGFTESDRFLKVLQGQEICSLSSVGALGKPNMGHSSFQMYPGPRPAFYPVAAESLRSMYFPYGDVYKNGQDPRTQSYAIFSRENAHFNTSSIQTCVVREEVRKPNQSSEYKTQESISASPALCANLRNQKDDFFNGNATGCKLFGFSLNAETSPNSQNTSKRSCTKVHKQGSLVGRAIDLSRLNGYSDLLNELERLFSMEGLLRNPEEGWRILYTDSENDVMVVGDDPWPEFCNVATKIHIYTQEEVEKMTIGITGDDTQSCLDQAPVIMEASKSSSVGQPDCSPTVIRF
- the LOC118034742 gene encoding auxin response factor 4 isoform X2, whose amino-acid sequence is MEIDLNHPVTEVEKNSFCTNGDSSSSSNSSSSPVSSSIYLELWHACAGPLTSLPKKGNVVVYFPQGHLEQLASSSPFSHRDMPNFDLHPQIFCKVVNVQLLANRENDEVYTRLSLLPQPEVVGQDLEGKELQELGVDGEGDDASPTKSTPHMFCKTLTASDTSTHGGFSVPRRAAEDCFPSLDYKQQRPSQELVAKDLHGVEWRFRHIYRGQPRRHLLTTGWSIFVSQKNLVSGDAVLFLRGEDGELRLGIRRAARPRNGLPDSVTGKQNSLPSALSLVSNAISTKSVFTVSYSPRATHAVFVVPYQKYIKSINNAVCIGTRFKMRFEMDDSPERRCSGVVTGTADLDPYKWPNSKWRCLMVRWDEDVISDHQERVSPWEIDASVSLPPLIIQSSPRLKKPRTGLQAAPPDKPIAGGGGFLDFKESVRSSKVLQGQENVGLLSPVYRCDTVNHPLDFEVRNKAQQNLILSGIEKAKISELTRAHPASHTGFTESDRFLKVLQGQEICSLSSVGALGKPNMGHSSFQMYPGPRPAFYPVAAESLRSMYFPYGDVYKNGQDPRTQSYAIFSRENAHFNTSSIQTCVVREEVRKPNQSSEYKTQESISASPALCANLRNQKDDFFNGNATGCKLFGFSLNAETSPNSQNTSKRSCTK